A single Pseudomonas brassicacearum DNA region contains:
- a CDS encoding DnaT-like ssDNA-binding domain-containing protein, giving the protein MARARNVKPGLFSNELLVELPAFDRLMFIGLWCLADREGRLEDRVKRIKIELLPCDDYDVDAGLNRLAAAGFISRYQVAGQSVIEIVNFQKHQSPHGSEKDSTLPDVNGYLTVNERKKNVVVAGAQRKVHVSEHGFNVKPPLEPVNQPTDNALIPDCGFLIPDSLNQDQHHSLSAGEGNSDSAEQGLENVPSPSVDPVDPKAPVEMTLDWVPDANLLKTYCVHFGVSPDLFTREAMASFTAHHESIGGLNTQAKWVSLLVGWVKSDRAKANNVRQLKPVQPSRHNGFAQRNYTAGLTKREDGTYGI; this is encoded by the coding sequence ATGGCCCGCGCTCGCAATGTGAAACCCGGGCTGTTCAGCAATGAACTACTCGTGGAGCTTCCAGCGTTCGACCGACTGATGTTCATCGGTCTTTGGTGCCTTGCTGATCGCGAGGGACGCCTTGAGGACCGAGTGAAGCGCATCAAGATCGAGCTTCTCCCATGCGATGACTATGACGTGGATGCCGGCCTAAACCGTTTGGCGGCTGCCGGCTTCATTTCACGATACCAAGTAGCAGGTCAGTCGGTGATCGAGATCGTCAACTTCCAGAAGCACCAGAGTCCTCACGGTTCGGAAAAAGACAGCACGTTGCCAGACGTTAACGGCTATCTAACTGTTAACGAACGGAAAAAGAACGTCGTAGTCGCAGGCGCCCAACGCAAAGTCCATGTCTCTGAACACGGTTTTAACGTTAAACCACCGTTAGAGCCTGTTAACCAACCAACCGATAACGCCCTGATTCCTGATTGTGGATTCCTGATTCCTGATTCACTGAATCAAGATCAACACCACTCTCTCTCAGCGGGCGAGGGCAATTCGGATTCAGCCGAGCAGGGTCTGGAAAACGTCCCAAGCCCATCGGTGGATCCTGTCGACCCCAAGGCACCTGTGGAGATGACGCTGGACTGGGTGCCTGACGCCAATCTCCTGAAAACCTACTGCGTGCACTTCGGCGTATCGCCGGACCTCTTCACCCGAGAAGCCATGGCTTCGTTCACAGCTCATCACGAGTCCATTGGCGGCCTGAACACCCAAGCCAAATGGGTATCGCTGTTGGTCGGTTGGGTGAAGTCGGACAGGGCCAAGGCCAACAACGTTCGTCAGCTGAAGCCCGTTCAGCCTTCGCGCCACAACGGATTCGCCCAACGTAACTACACCGCTGGCCTGACCAAGCGAGAGGACGGCACCTATGGCATCTGA
- a CDS encoding transcriptional regulator: protein MRTKNPQLLEWLKTASDEAVLSTGTSRAYLRLIAYGHKTASAEIAARTESATGGCVTRKELRPDDWKQIWPELSVA, encoded by the coding sequence ATGCGGACCAAAAATCCTCAACTGCTTGAGTGGCTGAAAACTGCCAGTGATGAAGCCGTCCTCAGCACCGGAACGAGCCGAGCATATCTGCGGCTGATTGCGTATGGCCACAAGACTGCTTCCGCCGAAATCGCCGCTCGGACTGAGTCGGCGACTGGTGGGTGTGTCACGCGGAAAGAGCTTCGTCCAGATGACTGGAAACAAATATGGCCAGAGCTTTCGGTCGCCTGA
- a CDS encoding helix-turn-helix transcriptional regulator: protein MEISDIRRENLRALMKQRFDGKQARLADALGKSANYISRCLSTAPSSAGSKNIGEDFARDIEMKLGLERYQLDRKGMHPELVNVESNAEYLGQFSVWDDDTPLDDDEVYVPFLKEVELSAGSGKTVVEPSHKQKLRFGKQTLRRQNVQPSEAVCVTVSGNSMEPVLPHGSTVGVDQGSTAITDGKMYALNHGGQLRVKTLYRAPGGGIRMRSYNRDEHPDEEYSAEDMLQKDIIVIGKVFWYSVLL, encoded by the coding sequence ATGGAAATTTCAGATATTCGCCGCGAAAATTTGCGGGCACTCATGAAGCAGCGCTTTGATGGAAAGCAGGCCAGGCTGGCCGATGCTTTAGGAAAGAGCGCCAATTACATATCGCGCTGTCTCTCGACTGCACCATCATCTGCTGGTAGTAAAAACATCGGGGAGGACTTCGCTCGGGACATCGAGATGAAACTCGGCCTGGAGCGTTATCAGCTCGACCGTAAAGGCATGCACCCAGAGCTGGTGAACGTCGAGAGTAACGCCGAGTACCTAGGCCAATTTTCGGTTTGGGACGATGACACGCCGCTGGATGATGATGAGGTATATGTGCCATTCCTCAAGGAAGTAGAACTGTCAGCGGGAAGTGGAAAGACGGTCGTAGAGCCATCACATAAGCAGAAGCTGCGCTTTGGTAAACAGACGCTTCGACGCCAAAACGTGCAACCGAGCGAAGCTGTTTGTGTAACGGTGAGCGGGAACAGCATGGAACCAGTCCTGCCCCACGGGAGCACCGTTGGCGTAGATCAGGGTTCGACCGCGATAACTGATGGAAAAATGTATGCCCTTAACCACGGAGGCCAGCTCCGGGTAAAAACCCTATATCGCGCACCAGGTGGCGGTATCAGGATGCGCAGCTACAACCGCGACGAGCATCCAGATGAGGAATACAGCGCCGAAGACATGCTGCAGAAAGACATCATCGTGATTGGCAAGGTCTTCTGGTACTCAGTTCTTCTATAG
- a CDS encoding tellurite resistance TerB family protein translates to MFGIGKKLFGAKRAVKKLENRDLMQAIVGGCLLVAAADGEISKNEAAQIDIQIRANKALEHFGSEITSTVNLFTEQLQAGFRLGRMNILREIRDIKNNPADAEEVFVNMLTVAEGDGNISPEEMKVLAEIGVELGLRLKDFGIEA, encoded by the coding sequence ATGTTTGGTATTGGAAAGAAACTGTTCGGCGCCAAGCGCGCAGTCAAGAAGCTGGAAAATCGCGACCTGATGCAGGCCATCGTCGGTGGCTGCCTGCTGGTGGCTGCGGCCGATGGCGAGATCAGCAAGAACGAGGCAGCACAGATTGATATCCAGATCCGTGCCAACAAGGCCTTGGAACACTTCGGGTCGGAAATCACCAGTACCGTAAACCTGTTCACGGAACAGCTGCAGGCGGGCTTTCGCCTGGGCCGCATGAACATCCTGCGCGAGATCCGCGACATCAAGAACAACCCCGCTGACGCCGAGGAGGTTTTCGTCAACATGCTGACCGTGGCCGAGGGCGACGGGAACATCAGCCCCGAGGAAATGAAGGTTCTCGCCGAGATCGGTGTGGAGCTGGGCCTGCGCCTCAAAGACTTCGGTATCGAGGCGTGA
- a CDS encoding DNA cytosine methyltransferase gives MSAQQKLPQFIHGQPSMGLPFEKELVVDLFAGGGGASTGIARAYREPDVAVNHNQIALAVHRANHPKTAHYVADVYEVDPREATGGQPVAIIWASPDCRHHSKAKGGAPRDRGVRGLAWVVIRWLFVTKSRLLFLENVEEFCDWGPIDDDGQPIKSERGRTFKAFIAAISTGLPADHPDMPEIMQAIGEFVPMEALVRGLGYNAEWRERIAANAGTPTIRKRLYLVARSDGKPIVWPSPKRHKRPAAKQLPWRSAAECIDWSNLGRTIFRDKPMAENTMRRVAKGCWRHVLTSAKPFIVPMRGTSSAHTSTHGTDEALSTISAGGTHHALVQPVAAPFLTECANGSAQRNFDVQEPLRTQVAQVKGGHFAMAAAHMTAFGQNAAGSSPDEPTQTVLAGAQRHGIVTAFFEQANGGFYKGDGRSAYDPISTICQSGANQRLVSAYLVKYYGKERDGIPLTEPMHTLPTKDRVAVVETVQVPDTLTPEQMEGARRCAVFMHEYLPEHFKDPAEMVMVGGYVLIDITLRMLQPPELKAAQGFDKDYIIDRGLFVDPVTGAEEWRDIKKVDQVRLIGNSVCPDEAEALVAANAADIIELYQRLAA, from the coding sequence ATGTCCGCACAACAGAAATTGCCTCAGTTCATCCATGGCCAGCCGAGCATGGGACTGCCGTTCGAAAAGGAACTGGTGGTTGACCTGTTCGCCGGCGGCGGTGGCGCCAGCACCGGAATTGCCCGGGCATACCGTGAGCCAGACGTTGCGGTAAACCACAATCAAATCGCCCTGGCGGTTCACCGCGCCAACCACCCGAAGACAGCGCACTACGTGGCCGACGTGTACGAGGTTGATCCTCGGGAAGCCACTGGCGGGCAGCCGGTCGCGATCATCTGGGCATCGCCAGACTGCCGCCACCACAGCAAGGCCAAGGGCGGCGCGCCTCGCGATCGCGGTGTGCGTGGGTTGGCTTGGGTAGTGATTCGCTGGTTGTTCGTCACGAAATCCCGTCTTCTCTTCCTAGAAAACGTTGAAGAGTTCTGCGACTGGGGCCCAATCGACGATGACGGACAGCCGATCAAGTCTGAGCGCGGCCGCACCTTTAAGGCGTTCATTGCTGCTATCAGCACCGGCCTGCCTGCTGATCATCCTGACATGCCGGAAATCATGCAGGCGATCGGAGAGTTCGTGCCGATGGAAGCCCTGGTGCGCGGGCTGGGCTACAACGCCGAGTGGCGGGAGCGGATCGCGGCGAACGCCGGCACTCCAACCATCCGCAAGCGCCTTTATCTAGTGGCCCGAAGCGACGGCAAGCCGATCGTTTGGCCGTCGCCTAAGCGTCACAAGCGGCCCGCGGCGAAACAATTGCCATGGCGCTCCGCCGCTGAATGCATCGACTGGAGCAACCTCGGGCGCACGATCTTCCGAGACAAACCGATGGCCGAGAACACCATGCGCCGAGTGGCCAAGGGCTGCTGGCGGCATGTGCTGACCAGTGCGAAGCCTTTCATCGTGCCGATGCGCGGAACGTCATCGGCGCACACCAGCACACACGGAACCGACGAAGCGCTTTCCACGATCAGTGCGGGCGGCACCCATCACGCTCTGGTGCAGCCGGTTGCAGCGCCCTTCCTTACCGAGTGCGCCAACGGATCAGCACAGCGCAACTTCGACGTGCAGGAGCCGCTGCGCACGCAGGTCGCCCAAGTCAAAGGCGGACACTTCGCGATGGCAGCAGCACACATGACAGCCTTCGGGCAGAACGCAGCGGGCAGCTCGCCCGATGAGCCTACGCAGACAGTTCTCGCAGGCGCCCAGCGTCACGGCATCGTTACAGCATTCTTCGAACAGGCGAATGGCGGCTTCTACAAAGGCGACGGCCGCTCGGCCTACGATCCGATTTCGACCATCTGCCAGTCCGGCGCCAACCAGCGGCTCGTGAGCGCCTACCTGGTGAAGTACTACGGAAAAGAGAGAGACGGCATTCCGCTCACCGAGCCGATGCACACGCTGCCGACGAAAGACAGGGTTGCGGTGGTTGAAACTGTTCAGGTGCCGGACACGCTGACACCTGAACAGATGGAAGGCGCCCGCCGTTGCGCAGTGTTCATGCACGAATACCTGCCTGAGCACTTCAAAGACCCGGCGGAAATGGTGATGGTGGGCGGATACGTGCTGATCGACATCACGCTTCGCATGCTGCAACCACCTGAGCTAAAAGCCGCTCAAGGCTTCGACAAGGACTACATCATCGATCGCGGGCTGTTCGTTGACCCGGTCACTGGTGCCGAGGAATGGCGCGACATCAAGAAGGTCGACCAGGTGCGACTCATCGGCAACAGCGTCTGTCCAGACGAGGCCGAGGCACTGGTCGCCGCCAACGCCGCAGACATCATCGAGCTTTATCAGCGCCTCGCCGCATAA
- a CDS encoding DUF4406 domain-containing protein gives MKRIYLSGPMTNMLDLNFPLFHTVTSALRNAGHVVINPAELNPDPGTWSECMRRDIKALMDCDTVATLPGWQDSRGASLEVHIGKALGMKVVNAHDLVSMEIAG, from the coding sequence ATGAAGCGCATCTACCTCAGCGGCCCCATGACCAACATGCTGGACCTGAACTTCCCGCTGTTCCACACGGTGACGTCCGCCCTGCGCAACGCCGGGCACGTCGTCATCAACCCCGCCGAACTCAACCCTGACCCGGGCACCTGGAGCGAGTGCATGCGCCGCGACATCAAAGCGCTGATGGATTGCGACACCGTGGCCACCCTGCCCGGCTGGCAGGATTCCCGCGGCGCCAGCCTTGAAGTGCACATCGGCAAGGCGCTCGGCATGAAAGTTGTGAATGCCCATGATCTGGTATCGATGGAGATTGCAGGATGA
- a CDS encoding tyrosine-type recombinase/integrase, whose protein sequence is MAARPRTLKNRKLPPNLYPNGKYWRYRNPITGLMTSINRPIEEAIKLARAANLKLAALVVDDGALLTLLTGDRLPTVSNLLQRFHDEWLVDKGYAARTLEEIKFKIERYRQDLGDRLIGQMDVLAMAEYLDQFSNNAYTKHRGLWVQIFAFAVAKGLAERNNAELTLVKKEAEKKRQRHTLEGLKSVIDAATTPPWLKRAIRLALTSLQRREDIVTWLKSAADMEKNTLTVSPGKTQGYDNPVHLKIKMGAALREVVGECLRSPLASPYLIHYKPKARRREQIDAKDHWTSVTPDYLTKEFSKARDAAHAYDHVPAGERPTFHEIRALGAWLYEQQNFPQEYIQALLGHADEKMTRHYQEGHGNKTIEYVEVGAELAL, encoded by the coding sequence ATGGCTGCCCGGCCGCGCACACTGAAAAACAGGAAGTTACCGCCGAATCTCTACCCCAACGGGAAGTATTGGCGGTACCGCAACCCAATCACCGGCCTGATGACGAGCATCAACCGCCCCATAGAGGAGGCAATAAAACTAGCCCGGGCGGCAAATTTGAAACTGGCGGCGCTCGTTGTGGACGATGGCGCGCTGCTCACCCTGCTTACGGGTGATCGCCTGCCGACTGTCAGCAACCTGCTGCAGCGCTTCCACGATGAATGGCTGGTGGATAAGGGCTACGCCGCTCGCACCCTGGAAGAGATCAAATTCAAGATCGAGCGCTACCGGCAGGACCTTGGAGATAGGCTTATCGGGCAGATGGACGTGCTGGCTATGGCCGAGTATCTGGACCAGTTCAGCAACAACGCCTACACCAAGCACCGGGGGTTGTGGGTGCAGATATTCGCATTTGCCGTGGCCAAGGGCCTGGCCGAGCGAAATAACGCCGAGCTGACTCTGGTGAAGAAGGAGGCGGAGAAGAAGCGGCAGCGGCACACGCTGGAGGGGTTGAAGTCGGTCATCGACGCGGCGACTACGCCACCCTGGCTAAAGCGAGCAATTCGCCTGGCGCTGACCAGTCTACAGCGGCGCGAAGATATCGTGACGTGGCTGAAATCAGCTGCCGACATGGAGAAAAACACTCTGACGGTATCGCCCGGCAAGACCCAGGGTTATGACAACCCCGTCCACCTGAAAATCAAGATGGGCGCCGCGCTCCGGGAGGTAGTTGGCGAGTGCCTGCGCTCGCCTCTGGCTTCGCCCTACCTGATCCACTACAAGCCGAAGGCGCGCCGGCGCGAGCAGATCGACGCGAAGGACCATTGGACCTCAGTAACGCCTGACTACCTGACCAAGGAGTTCAGCAAGGCCCGAGACGCGGCACACGCCTACGACCATGTGCCGGCCGGCGAGCGCCCCACTTTTCATGAGATCCGCGCTTTGGGTGCATGGTTGTACGAGCAGCAGAATTTCCCACAGGAATATATCCAGGCGCTGCTGGGTCATGCGGATGAGAAGATGACCAGGCACTACCAGGAGGGGCACGGCAACAAGACAATTGAGTACGTCGAGGTGGGAGCAGAATTGGCATTGTGA
- a CDS encoding NAD(P)/FAD-dependent oxidoreductase — protein MANTSYPASYYAASANPVPPRPALQDDVETDVCVIGAGYTGLSSALFLLENGFKVIVLEAAKVGFGASGRNGGQIVNSYSRDIDVIERSVGPQQAQLLGNMAFEGGRIIRERVAKYQIQCDLKDGGVFAALTAKQMGHLESQKRLWERFGHTQLELLDQRRIREVVACDEYVGGMLDMSGGHIHPLNLALGEAAAVESLGGVIYEQSPAVRIERGASPVVHTPQGKVRAKFIIVAGNAYLGNLVPELAAKSMPCGTQVIATEPLGDELAHSLLPQDYCVEDCNYLLDYYRLTGDKRLIFGGGVVYGARDPANIEAIIRPKMLKAFPQLKDVKIDYAWTGNFLLTLSRLPQVGRLGDNIYYSQGCSGHGVTYTHLAGKVLAEALRGQAERFDAFADLPHYPFPGGQLLRTPFAAMGAWYYGLRDKLGF, from the coding sequence ATGGCGAACACATCCTATCCAGCGTCCTATTACGCCGCGTCGGCCAACCCGGTTCCTCCGCGCCCTGCCCTGCAGGATGACGTCGAGACGGATGTGTGCGTGATCGGCGCGGGTTACACCGGCCTGTCCTCTGCGCTGTTTTTGCTGGAGAACGGCTTCAAGGTCATCGTGCTTGAGGCGGCGAAGGTCGGTTTTGGGGCTTCGGGTCGCAACGGCGGGCAGATCGTTAACAGCTATAGCCGCGACATTGATGTGATCGAGCGCAGCGTTGGTCCTCAGCAGGCGCAGTTGCTGGGCAACATGGCGTTCGAGGGCGGGCGGATCATTCGTGAGCGGGTGGCGAAGTATCAGATTCAGTGTGATTTGAAGGACGGCGGTGTATTCGCCGCCCTCACCGCTAAACAGATGGGCCACCTGGAGTCGCAGAAGCGTTTATGGGAGCGTTTCGGGCATACCCAGCTGGAGTTACTGGATCAGCGGCGTATTCGCGAGGTGGTGGCTTGCGATGAGTATGTGGGCGGCATGCTCGATATGAGCGGCGGGCATATTCACCCGCTCAACCTGGCCTTGGGCGAAGCGGCGGCGGTGGAGTCGCTGGGCGGGGTGATTTATGAGCAATCGCCAGCGGTGCGCATCGAGCGGGGTGCCAGCCCGGTTGTGCATACGCCACAGGGCAAGGTCAGGGCCAAGTTCATTATCGTGGCGGGCAATGCTTACCTGGGCAATCTGGTGCCGGAGTTGGCGGCCAAGTCCATGCCTTGCGGTACGCAGGTGATCGCCACCGAGCCGCTGGGGGACGAGTTGGCTCATAGCCTGCTACCTCAGGATTATTGCGTCGAAGACTGCAACTACCTGCTCGATTACTACCGGCTGACGGGCGACAAGCGCCTGATCTTCGGGGGCGGCGTGGTGTATGGCGCGAGGGATCCGGCGAACATTGAGGCGATCATTCGGCCGAAGATGCTCAAGGCTTTCCCGCAGCTCAAGGATGTGAAGATCGATTACGCCTGGACCGGAAATTTCCTGCTGACGTTGTCGCGTCTGCCGCAGGTCGGGCGGCTGGGGGATAACATTTATTATTCCCAGGGCTGCAGCGGCCATGGCGTGACGTATACGCACCTGGCGGGCAAAGTCCTGGCCGAAGCGCTGCGAGGTCAGGCTGAGCGTTTTGATGCGTTTGCGGACCTGCCCCATTACCCTTTTCCTGGCGGTCAGTTGTTGCGTACGCCATTTGCGGCGATGGGGGCTTGGTATTACGGGTTGCGGGATAAATTGGGGTTCTGA
- a CDS encoding SDR family oxidoreductase: MIELATPSSGTHGRVALVTGAARGIGLGIAAWLICEGWQVVLTDLDRERGSKVAKTLGDNAWFIAMDVADEGQVATAIAEVLGQFGRLDALVCNAAIADPHNITLESLDLAYWNRVLAVNLGGPMLLAKHCAPYLRAHNGAIVNLASTRAAQSEPDTEAYAASKGGLLALTHALAISLGPEIRVNAVSPGWIDARDPSQRRAQPLTDADHAQHPAGRVGTVEDVAAMVAWLLSRNAGFVTGQEFVVDGGMTKKMIYT; encoded by the coding sequence GTGATCGAGCTGGCTACGCCGTCGAGCGGCACCCATGGCCGGGTTGCACTGGTTACGGGCGCCGCACGGGGCATCGGCCTGGGCATCGCCGCCTGGCTGATCTGTGAAGGCTGGCAGGTGGTGCTGACCGACCTGGACCGCGAGCGCGGTTCCAAGGTGGCGAAGACCCTGGGTGACAACGCCTGGTTCATCGCCATGGACGTGGCGGACGAGGGGCAGGTCGCCACCGCTATCGCCGAGGTGCTCGGGCAGTTCGGGCGGCTCGACGCGCTGGTGTGCAACGCGGCCATCGCCGACCCGCACAACATCACCCTGGAAAGCCTGGACCTGGCCTATTGGAATCGGGTGCTGGCGGTGAACCTGGGTGGGCCGATGCTGCTGGCCAAGCACTGCGCGCCGTATCTGCGCGCCCACAACGGTGCCATCGTCAACCTGGCCTCGACCCGCGCCGCGCAATCGGAACCCGATACCGAAGCCTATGCGGCGAGCAAGGGCGGCTTGCTGGCCCTGACCCATGCCCTGGCCATCAGCCTTGGGCCGGAGATCCGGGTCAACGCCGTCAGCCCTGGCTGGATCGACGCGCGTGATCCCTCCCAGCGTCGCGCACAACCGCTGACCGATGCCGATCACGCCCAGCATCCAGCGGGCAGGGTGGGCACGGTAGAGGACGTGGCGGCGATGGTGGCGTGGCTGTTGTCGCGCAATGCCGGTTTTGTCACGGGGCAGGAGTTCGTCGTGGACGGCGGCATGACCAAGAAAATGATTTATACGTGA
- a CDS encoding O-succinylhomoserine sulfhydrylase, protein MSQDWDAGRLDSDLEGVAFDTLAVRAGQHRTPEAEHGDPMFFTSSYVFRTAADAAARFAGEVPGNVYSRYTNPTVRAFEERIAALEGAEQAVATATGMAAIMAVVMSLCSGGDHVLVSRSVFGSTISLFEKYFKRFGVEVDYVPLADLSAWDAAIKANTKLLFVESPSNPLAELVDIAALAEIAHAKGAMLVVDNCFCTPALQQPLKLGADVVVHSATKFIDGQGRCMGGVVAGRSEQMKEVVGFLRTAGPTLSPFNAWIFLKGLETLGLRMKAHCANAQALAEWLEQQDGIEKVHYAGLKSHPQHDLASRQQRGFGAVVSFEVKGGKEGAWRFIDATRLISITANLGDTKTTITHPSTTSHGRLSPQEREAAGIRDSLIRVAVGLEDVADLQADLARGLAAL, encoded by the coding sequence ATGAGTCAGGATTGGGATGCCGGTCGGCTGGACAGCGACCTTGAAGGCGTAGCGTTCGATACCCTGGCGGTTCGCGCGGGTCAGCACCGCACACCGGAGGCCGAACATGGCGATCCGATGTTCTTCACCTCCAGCTACGTGTTCCGCACCGCTGCCGATGCCGCCGCACGGTTTGCCGGCGAAGTGCCGGGCAACGTTTACTCGCGCTACACCAACCCGACCGTGCGGGCTTTCGAGGAGCGCATCGCCGCCCTGGAAGGCGCCGAGCAAGCCGTGGCCACTGCCACCGGGATGGCCGCGATCATGGCCGTGGTGATGAGCCTGTGCAGCGGTGGCGACCACGTGCTGGTGTCGCGCAGCGTCTTCGGCTCGACCATCAGCCTGTTCGAAAAGTACTTCAAGCGCTTTGGCGTGGAAGTCGATTACGTGCCCCTGGCGGACCTGTCCGCTTGGGATGCGGCAATCAAGGCCAATACCAAGCTGTTGTTCGTCGAATCGCCGTCCAACCCCTTGGCCGAGCTGGTGGACATCGCCGCGCTGGCGGAAATCGCCCACGCCAAGGGCGCCATGCTGGTGGTCGATAACTGCTTCTGCACCCCGGCGCTGCAACAACCGCTGAAGTTGGGCGCGGACGTGGTGGTGCATTCGGCGACCAAGTTCATCGACGGCCAGGGCCGTTGCATGGGCGGCGTAGTGGCCGGTCGTAGCGAGCAGATGAAGGAAGTGGTGGGCTTTTTGCGCACCGCAGGTCCCACCCTCAGCCCGTTCAACGCCTGGATCTTCCTCAAGGGCCTGGAAACCCTCGGCCTGCGCATGAAGGCCCATTGCGCCAATGCCCAGGCCCTGGCCGAGTGGCTGGAGCAGCAGGACGGCATCGAGAAAGTGCATTACGCCGGCCTCAAGAGCCATCCGCAACATGACTTGGCCTCCCGTCAGCAGCGCGGTTTCGGTGCGGTGGTGAGCTTTGAGGTCAAGGGGGGCAAGGAGGGCGCCTGGCGCTTCATCGACGCGACCCGGTTGATTTCCATCACCGCCAACCTGGGGGACACCAAGACCACCATCACCCACCCGAGCACCACATCCCACGGTCGCCTGTCGCCCCAGGAACGTGAAGCGGCGGGTATTCGTGACAGCCTGATCCGCGTTGCGGTCGGCCTGGAAGACGTGGCTGATCTGCAAGCCGACCTGGCCCGCGGGTTGGCGGCCTTGTGA
- the purF gene encoding amidophosphoribosyltransferase — protein MCGIVGIVGKSNVNQALYDALTVLQHRGQDAAGIVTSHDGRLFLRKDNGLVRDVFHQRHMQRLVGHMGIGHVRYPTAGSSTSAEAQPFYVNSPYGITLAHNGNLTNVEQLAKEIYESDLRHVNTNSDSEVMLNVFAHELAQRGKLQPTEEDVFAAVTDVHNRCVGGYAVVAMITGYGIVGFRDPHGIRPIVFGQRHTDEGVEYMIASESVSLDVLGFTLIRDLAPGEAVYITEDGKLHTRQCATNPSLTPCIFEHVYLARPDSIIDGVSVYKARLRMGEKLADKILRERPDHDIDVVIPIPDTSRTAALELANHLGVKFREGFVKNRYIGRTFIMPGQAARKKSVRQKLNAIELEFRGKNVMLVDDSIVRGTTCKQIIQMAREAGAKNVYFCSAAPAVRYPNVYGIDMPSAHELIAHNRTTQDVADLIGADWLIYQDLPDLIEAVGGGKIKIEHFDCAVFDGKYVTGDIDEAYLNKIENARNDASKAKTQAVSAIIDLYNN, from the coding sequence ATGTGTGGCATCGTCGGTATCGTCGGTAAGTCGAACGTCAATCAGGCGCTGTATGACGCGCTAACCGTGCTCCAGCACCGCGGCCAGGACGCTGCCGGTATCGTGACCAGCCATGACGGCCGGTTATTCCTGCGCAAGGACAACGGCCTGGTGCGTGATGTGTTCCACCAGCGCCACATGCAGCGCCTGGTCGGTCACATGGGTATCGGCCACGTGCGCTACCCGACCGCGGGCAGCTCGACGTCGGCTGAAGCCCAGCCGTTCTACGTCAACTCGCCGTACGGCATCACCTTGGCCCACAACGGCAACCTGACCAACGTCGAGCAACTGGCCAAGGAGATCTACGAATCTGACTTGCGCCACGTCAACACCAATTCCGACTCGGAAGTGATGCTCAACGTCTTCGCCCATGAGCTGGCCCAGCGCGGCAAGCTGCAACCGACCGAAGAAGACGTGTTTGCCGCCGTGACCGACGTGCACAACCGTTGCGTGGGTGGCTACGCGGTGGTGGCGATGATCACCGGCTACGGCATTGTCGGTTTTCGCGATCCCCACGGTATCCGTCCGATCGTGTTCGGCCAGCGTCACACCGACGAAGGCGTCGAGTACATGATCGCCTCCGAAAGCGTGTCCCTGGACGTGCTGGGCTTCACCCTGATTCGCGACCTGGCCCCGGGCGAAGCGGTCTACATCACTGAAGACGGCAAGCTGCACACCCGTCAGTGCGCGACCAACCCGTCCTTGACCCCGTGCATCTTCGAACACGTCTACCTGGCGCGTCCGGACTCGATCATCGACGGCGTCTCGGTCTACAAGGCCCGCCTGCGCATGGGCGAAAAACTGGCCGACAAGATCCTGCGCGAACGTCCGGACCATGACATCGACGTGGTCATCCCGATCCCGGACACCAGCCGCACCGCGGCCCTGGAACTGGCGAACCACCTGGGCGTCAAGTTCCGCGAAGGCTTCGTGAAGAACCGCTACATCGGCCGGACCTTCATCATGCCGGGCCAGGCTGCCCGGAAAAAATCCGTACGCCAGAAGCTCAACGCCATCGAACTGGAATTCCGCGGCAAGAACGTGATGCTGGTGGACGACTCCATCGTGCGCGGCACCACGTGCAAGCAGATCATCCAGATGGCCCGTGAAGCCGGCGCCAAGAACGTGTATTTCTGCTCTGCGGCTCCGGCCGTACGCTACCCTAACGTCTACGGCATCGATATGCCGAGTGCCCATGAGCTGATCGCTCATAACCGTACCACCCAGGACGTGGCCGACCTGATCGGCGCCGACTGGTTGATCTACCAGGACCTGCCGGACTTGATCGAAGCGGTCGGTGGCGGCAAGATCAAGATCGAACACTTCGATTGCGCGGTATTCGACGGCAAGTACGTCACCGGCGACATCGACGAGGCCTACCTGAACAAGATCGAGAACGCACGTAACGATGCGTCCAAGGCCAAGACTCAGGCGGTCAGCGCGATCATCGATCTGTACAACAACTGA